The nucleotide sequence AAGATATCGCCCTGCTTGGCTGGGTAAGCCTGCAAGAAAAAGACGAACTCATGAAGCGGAGCCACCTTATTACAGTAACCTCCATCAAGGAAGGTTGGGGGCTAATCGTTACCGAAGCCAATAGCCAAGGCACCCCGGCTGTTGTATATGATGTCGATGGCCTTCGAGACAGCGTTCGCCATAACCGCACCGGCATCGTTACCGCACCCCATCCTGAAGCGCTCGCCGTGGGCATAGCCGAGATCCTTGCCAGTCCAGAACACTACCAAGCCATCCGCACCGCCGGCTGGGAGTGGAGCAAAACAATCACTTTTGAGCAAAGTTATAAAGATTTTATGGAGATAATTAAAAGCAATGACATTTAAGCAGCTACTTAAAACTACAGATCTTGAAAATAGTTTTTTGATCGGCTATTACGGCGGCGGCAACTACGGCGATGAATTATTGCTTGAGGTACTGCAAAACCTCCTCGCTAAACAAGGCGTAAAGAATCTGACGATTGCCTACCAACGACCAGAAGCCTTCTCTGAAATGCATAAGGATTTCGGCTTTAAACGGGTACTTATGTACGACAAGTTGAAAGTGTTGAAAACGCTTTTAAAAAATAAAAATGTAATCATTGGCGGTGGTGGGCTGTGGGGTCTCGATATGAACCTTAACACATTCCTTTTAAGTGTGTTCTTGTTTATTGCTCGAATTTTTGGCAAAAAAGTGTATTTGCTTGGCGTTGGATATTACTCATCGACCACCACTCTCGGACGAATTGGTGCATTTTTAGCAGCTAAGAGTGCGGCCGTTATTTTAGCTCGTGACGATGAATCATTGCAAAATTTCAGTCGTTATACTAAAAAAGTACACTTAGACCATGACCTTTCTTGGGCAACTGATGAAATTGATCTAAATAACTATAGATCAGAGTTAGCGTTGATCGAGAAAAAAATAAAGATTTCTGAGAAGACAGTTTTTATAGGCCTAAGGCATTTTAAGGCCAGGCACAAAAATAACTTTAGTCTCTTAATGGAGCAGGTTATTGCAGCCAATCCAAACAAACAATTCATTGTAGCGCTGCTTGAGAATAAAAATGTCGACACCGAAAGCTATAGTTATATTCAAGCCTGGCGTCAAAAATATTCAAATATTCAACCGCTCGACTTCACGCATAATCCGTTAGGGCTTTTTGCTTTCTTTCAGAAGCATCACAGGCAATTACTGGCTATCGCACCTCAATTTCATATTATCATCACCGCCCATTTAACTTCGGCGCCATTTTTACCAGTAG is from Verrucomicrobiia bacterium and encodes:
- a CDS encoding polysaccharide pyruvyl transferase family protein, which encodes MTFKQLLKTTDLENSFLIGYYGGGNYGDELLLEVLQNLLAKQGVKNLTIAYQRPEAFSEMHKDFGFKRVLMYDKLKVLKTLLKNKNVIIGGGGLWGLDMNLNTFLLSVFLFIARIFGKKVYLLGVGYYSSTTTLGRIGAFLAAKSAAVILARDDESLQNFSRYTKKVHLDHDLSWATDEIDLNNYRSELALIEKKIKISEKTVFIGLRHFKARHKNNFSLLMEQVIAANPNKQFIVALLENKNVDTESYSYIQAWRQKYSNIQPLDFTHNPLGLFAFFQKHHRQLLAIAPQFHIIITAHLTSAPFLPVVYDNKVREMLKKAGVDETQHIAINDLQLSDVQAFIDKHIKGD